GGCCTTCCACGTATCCATGACGCACATGCGGCAGCGACTCGCCGGGCACTCCCAGACGATTGGGACGCCCGAAGTAACCGGTGGCGATCGCCACGGCATGCGCGGCCGTCTCGTGCACGGCTCCGACGCGGGTGACCGACCGGACCAGCCAGCGGGCGGGCCGCTCGGGCTCCGCCTGCGTCGAAGGGGTACCTGGCCGCGGATCGACCCGCACCGGACGGAGTGACTCCACGGTTTCGAACTGCCATACGTCCAGGTCGTACACGTCGGCCACCCCGCGGTAGTACGCCAACGCATCCCGGCGCGTGGGCTTCTCCGTGGCCACGATGAACGGCACCCCGCCGATGGACAGCCGTTCGGCGGTGGAGAAGAACGTCATGTACGTGGGGTAACTCGACAACCCGTTGACGATGCAGCCGCGGTCGAAGACCACCGCGCGCAGCCCCGCACGCCGGGCCGCGATGGCCACCGCCAGCCCGCAGGGGCCGGCCCCGACGATGGCCAGATCGACGACCTCCGGGGCGGCCTCCAACTCAGGCCACCGCCGCGTGCACGCCGATGATCTGATCGCGACGCGTGCCCACGCTCACAAACGCAATGGGCGTCTCGCACAACGACTCGAGCCGGTCGAGATACACGCGCGCCTCGGACGGCAGATCGGCCAGCGAGCGGGCGTCCTGCGTGGACTGCTTCCACCCCGGGAACCACTCGTACACCGGCTCGGCCTTCTCGAGCAGCGAGAGATCCGCCGGGAACTCGGTGTAGATGTCGTCTCCCACCTTGTAACCCGTGCAGACCGCCAGCTGGTCGAGCGTATCCAGCACATCGAGCTTGGTGATCGCCAGACCGGTCAGGCCATTCACCCGCGCGGCGTAGCGCACGACGACACCATCGAACCAGCCGCAGCGCCGTGGACGTCCTGTCGTGGCGCCGAATTCATGACCGAGCTGACGGACATGACTCTGCAGCGGTTCTTCGAGTTCCGTGGGAAGTGGGCCGTTGCCCACACGCGTCGTGTACGCCTTCACCACGCCGAGCGCCGACTGGAGCGCCATGGGAGAAATGCCCACCCCGGTAGCCGCGCCACCGACCGTGGTATTGCTGGACGTCACGAAGGGATACGTGCCGTGATCCACGTCCAGCAACGAACCCTGCGCGCCTTCCAGCAGGATCGCCGCGCCGTTGCGGATGGCGCGATGCACGCAGAGTCCCACGTCCTCTGCGAGTCCCAGGAGGCGGGGCGCGAGAGCTTCGAGCGTGGCCATGGTATCGTCCACCGACGCCCGCACCTCGGACCCCGAACGCTCGAGCTGCGCATTGGCGCGTTCCACACCGGCCGTCACCAGCTCGCGCAGACGTTCACCGTTGCGGAGATCGAGTACGCGCACACCACGGCGCGCCACCTTGTCTTCGTACGCGGGGCCAATGCCACGACCGGTCGTGCCGATGGCCTTGCTCGCCGCGCTCGCCTTGTCCACGAGCTTGTGGTACGGCATGACCAGATGGGCACGCTCGCTCACGTACAGACGGCCTTCCACATCCACGCCATCGGCGACCAGCTCGTCGACTTCCGTGAACAGCGTTTCAGGGTCCATCACCACGCCATTGCCGATCGCGCAGCGTACGCCCGGGTGCAGGATGCCACTCGGGATCTGGTGGAGAACGAAGGACTTGTCCCCGATATGGACCGTATGGCCGGCATTGGCGCCGCCCTGGTAGCGCACCACCCAATCCGCGCGCTCGGCCAGCACGTCCACCAGCTTCCCCTTCCCCTCATCACCCCACTGGGCTCCCACCACCACGACGGTGCGGGTCGTCGAATCGAACATGCGAGCGGTCTCCGGCGGCCTGGCAGCCGCACACAAAAAAACGCCCCGCGGACAGCCCGCGAGGCGTTGATGAAATCTAGCCCGGGAGAGCGCCGAAGCAATCGGCGCGCGATGGAAAAACGCCCCGTCGGGCGCTCAGCCAGTGCCCGAGAGACGCCCCACCAGCGCCGCCCCGAGCACCCAGACGATCATCGCCACGCCGAAGGCCACTTTGGTGGCGGCGGCCACCACGCGCCCGATCAGGGCCCCCGTGGCCACCCGCACGGGCGCGCCGCGCTCGTCACGCGCCACCGTGAGCTCCGCCACGAACGCCCCCGCAAAGGCGCCGGCAAACGCTCCCAGCATCGAACCGATGACGGGCAGCGGCACACCGATCACCGCCCCCACGATACCGCCGAGGATCGCGCCCCAGCCGGCGCGGCGCGATCCGCCGTATTTCCGCGCATACCGGCCGGATATGGTGAACTCGAGGACCTCGGCCGCCACCACCATCGCCGCCAGGACGGCAAACGTGAACAACCCGATGCTGCCGGCAGGGACTGCCACCCAGTAGACGAGCACGGCCCCCAGCATCAGCCACAGACCGGGAAGCCCAAGCGGCACGAGCAGCAGCCCCAGCAGGAGCGCCAGAAACAGCAGGATCAGAGCGGGCATGAGAGAAACTACGCGGCAGGGGGCATGGGGGTTTTACCGGGGGTGTTTGGAGGGTGTTTGGGTGGCGTTTTGAGTGGTGGGTTTGGGGTTCGGGGTGGAACAGCCGGGTACTGCGTCCCGCGACACGGGACTCGTGTCCTGAAGCCCGGCTGGTCCTCCCCAAACTCACGACCCCAATCCCCATAACCGCATGGGATATTCATTCGTACGGCTCACGAACACAAACGTGACGGAAGCCGAGGTCCTCGCGTCTGCCATGCGATTGCAGGTTTCATCACTTCCACGATCGATGAGGATCGCGATGGCATTCGGTTGGTTGAGTCGTCTCGTCAAGCAGGAACACGCCCCGTCGGCTGATTCCCATGCGCGTGTCACCGTTGACGTTGCGATGGCAGATGTGGCGCAGCCTGCGTCCGGGACCGCTGAATCCGCGGCCCATGCCGATGGCATCGCATCGATTCCGTTCATCGATGCCGCCGACCTCGCATCACCGGCGGTGGCGCCCGATGCGCCGCCCCCGACGCCGGTCGATCAGCTCATCGCGGAACTCGCGGCACGTCACGCCGCGCATCAGGACGCGTGCGGATCCCCGGATGCGGCGGCGGTACTCGATCTCCTCTCGGGCAGCTCGGATACCATCATCCGCCAGTTGCCCGCGGCGGCGCGGGCCAGTCTCGCGCTCTGCGACGACCCGTCCATCACCCGACGTCAGTTCGCCGAGAAGCTCGCATCGGATCCGGCCTTGGTGCAGGGCGTGCTTCGTACGGCCAACAGCGCGGCTTTCGGCGCCGGCAAGGAACCGGTGATCAGCATCGAGCCCGCACTGGATCGCATCGGCATCGGCGGTGCGCGCGCCCTCATCTTCGCCAATGCGGTCGACGGAACGCTCAGCCGCCCCGGCGGTGAATTCAACGAGATGGCGGCGGACGTCTGGAATCACATGGTGCGCACGGCGCCCATCGCGCGCGCGCTGGCACCGCTCTTCGGTGTCGACCCCGACGAAGCCTTCTCCATCGCGCTGCTGCACGATGTAGGCAAGCTCGTGATCTTCGACCGTATCTCGGTACTGCGCGCCAGCAAACGACGCGATGTGCAGCTCACCGCGGGTTGTGTGCACGATCTGCTCGACATTCTGCACGAGCCGTTGGGTGCCAGTGCGCTGGAGGCCTGGGGCATGGGCGAACGTTCGGCGCGCGCCATCGGTGCCCATCATCGTCGCACGAACGACGGCGCACCCAACCCGCTTGCCGAAGTGGTGTTCGTGGCCGAGTTGAGCGACCACGCCGCGCGCCGCGGCATTCCGCTCGATCTGCAGCGGGTGTGGTTCGATGCGCACATCACCGTGGACTTTGCGCGTCTCGTGCCGGTGCTGCACGGTTTTTCGGTGCCTTTTGTGTATTGAGGGGCACCCGCGTCATATAGGCCCACGGTTGCGAGCGGTGGGTTTGGAGTTTGGGGAGGACCAGCCGGGTTTCGGGACACGAGTCCCGGGACCCGTTACCCGGTCGTTCACCTCCAAACCCCAAACCCAGAACTCCAAACGCCCCCCGCTCAGATCAATCCCGCCGTCTCCAGTCTGGCTCTGACGATGGCCAGTTCGTCGCCATTCACGGGGAGCAGCGGACTGCGCGGCGGTCCGCCGTCGAGTCCAACCAGTGTCATGGCGGCCTTGATGCCGGCGGGGCCGAACGCTCCGCCGATATCGGTGGCGAGAGGCATCAGCCGCGCCTGCAACTCGCCGGCCGCCTGGGTATCGCCGGCGCGGAAGAGATCGACCATGCGACGCACGGTCGGACCGGCAAACAATCCGATGGCGAGAATCGCGCCCGCTGCACCGGCCGCGAGCGCAGGCACCACCGTGCTCCCGCTGCCGGTCAACACCCGGAATGTGTCGCTCTGCGCTTCGAGGTATTGCGCGAGCACGGACAGATTGCCGGCACTGTCTTTCATGCCGATGACATTGGGATGCCGGGCCATCTCGTGCACGAGCGCGGGACTGAGCACCAGGTGGGCATACGCCGGCATGTTGTACAACATCACCGGCAACGGACTCGCATCGGCCACCGCCTGAAAATGCGCGAGCAGCGCGGCGTCGGTCATGCGCTTGAGGAAGTAGTGCGGCGAGATGACCAGCACCGCGTCGGCACCAGCCCGTTGGGCATCGTGCGCGCGTGCAATGGTCTGTCGCGTGCTCTCACTGCCGACGCCGGCCAGCAGCCATCGGTCCGAGGGTATGCGCTCCCGGGCCAGCGCCAGCAACTGACGACGGTCATCGTCGTCGAGCAGCGCGGACTCTCCGCTCGAACCCGCCACCAGGATGCCATCCATCCCGAAGGCGAGGTGGGCATCGAGATTGCGCTGAAACCCGGCACCGTCGAGCGCGCCGCTCGCGGTGAAGGTCGAGACGGCGGGCACCATGAGACCGCCCAGCCGGGCGACGGTGAGTGAAGAGGGCATGCTGAAACTTAGTTCCGGGTTTCGGGGGCGTGGGTTTGGGGTGGAACCGCCGGGCAACGGGTCCCGCGACCCGTGACTCGCGTCCCACAACCCGGCTGTTCACCTCCAAACTCAAGACTCTGAACCCGAAAACCCCGTCTCAGCTCCCGAACAGACTCTCGAACCCGCTCCCGAACACCGACGCATCGCCGGCAAAGGGATTGGGACTCGACACCACGCCATGACCGGTGGGACTCGTCGCCAGCGGCGGCAGCGTGGCTCCCGTGCCCAGCGGATTGGCGCCGAGCGCCGCCATGCCGGGCGAAGCCTGCGCCGGCATCCCACCGGGAATCGTACCATGGCCCGGCGGCATGACCGCCGCATGATTGCCGGTCTTCGGCAGCGCGCCGCCCGACATCGCCTGGCCGTTCTTCCCCATGCGGAAGCCGAGTTCGAAATCGGCCGGATTCGTCGCCGCACCCTTCGCCACTTCGAAGTCGATCTCCCCGGTGTTCACCAGTTCGGCGAGATGCTGGTCGAACGTCTGCATGCCGTACTGGGCACCGTCCGCCATGTAGTCGCGGATCTCGGCGATGTTGCCCTCGGCGATCAGATCGCGGATGGTGCTCGTCACGATCATCACCTCCGCGGCCACCACGCGGCCCTGCCCGTTCTTGCGCGGCAGGAGACGTTGCGACACCACGGCGTGCAGCGATTCGGCCAGACGCGTGCGCACCACGAGCTGCTCCTCGGGCGGGAACATCGCCACGATGCGGAGGATCGTGCTCTGCGCATCGGGCGTGTGCAGCGTGGAGATGAGCAGATGGCCCGTTTCCGCCGCTTTCATGGCGGTGTCGATCGTCTCCGCATCGCGCATCTCGCCGATCAGAATCACGTCGGGATCCTGGCGCAGGGCCGCGCGCAATCCCATCCGGAACGTATCGGTGTCGATCCCCACTTCACGCTGCGTCACCGAGCTGCGCAGATCGTTGTGAATGAACTCGATCGGATTCTCGAGCGTGAGGATGTGCTTCTCGTACGAGGCGTTGATCTCGTTCACGAGCGCCGCCATCGTGCTCGACTTGCCCGAGCCCGTCACGCCGGTCACGAGCACCATGCCGCGCTCGGTGTGGGCAATGCGCGTGAGCACGGGTGGCAGACGCAACGACGACACCGTGGGCACCTGCTCCGGAATCACGCGCATCACGATGGAATGCGCCGAGCGTTGCCGCATGATGTTCACGCGGAAGCGGCCCACACCGACCGCCGCCCACGAACAGTCGTGGTCTCGGAGGGAATCGATGTTCGCGCGTTCCGCGTCGGACACCATCAGATGCAGCGCGATCGCCCGCGTCTGTTCAGCCGTGAGGGCCTGTTTGGTGAGCACCACCAGGCGACCGTCGATGCGCGCGCGCACGACATCGCCGGCCTTGATGTGCACATCGGAGGCCCCACGATCGACTGCTGCTTTGATGATCCGTTCAATTGCCACGGGCGAATCCTGCGAACGCACTCGGTGAATCGCTGACGGACGCCCGGCCCGGTTCACCGCGTGGCCGAAGTCGGCTCCGCGATCAGTATCCGGCGTCGAGGTCCACGACGTTGCGGAGTGGCTCTCCGGCACTCCACCGCCGCCAATTGTCCATGAACAGCGCGAGCCCACGTTGCCACGTGCGCCGGGGAGAAACCCCGGAGACATGCGGCGTCACGAGAACGCGGGGGTGGCGCCACCAGGGGCTGTCGGCCGGCAGCGGTTCGGTGGTGAAAACGTCCAGCACCGCTCCGCGCACCCGTCCACTGTCGAGCCCTTCCAGCAGCGCCGCATCCGCGACCAGAGGTCCACGCGCTACGTTCACGACGATTGCCCCGGCAGGGAGCAACGCCAGCCGGTCACCGTCCAGCAACGTCCGGGTGCCCGCCGTGAGCGGCGCGGCCACCACCACCACATCGGCATCCGGCAGCACCTCTTCGAGCGCGTCCGGTCCCACCACGCGCCGGAATCCCGGGGGCACCCCACGTTCAGGACGTCGGCGCACCCCCGTGCATTCACAACCCAGCGCCTGGAAACGCTGCGCCACGGCACTGCCGATCCCACCGGCACCGATCACCAGCACACGGTACTCCGACAGTTCGCGGATGCCACCATCGTTCTCCACGAACGGTTCCCGCTTCCAGGCCCGCTCGGCCTGCTGCCGCACCGCGTAGTCGAGACCGCGCACGAAATGCAGCACGCCGCCCAGCACCGTGTCCGCCATGGGCTCCGCGTACACACCGGCGCCGTTGGTGAACACCACACCGCTGGCCGCGAGTTCGGGTGTGATCGATTCGCCGATGCCAGCCGACGCACTGTGGGCCCAGCGCAGTCGTGGCGACGCGGCCAGCAACGTGGGCGTCAGGCCATACCCGAAGTACGCCTCCGCGGTGGGCATCGCCGCGAGCGCCTCGGGGCTGGGTTCGTTGGTGCCGTTGCCGAGACTGCGGGAGATCGAGGCGATGTGCACGACCTCCCACCCCGGCGGTGCCTGGGCCGTGATCTCCTCGGCGGCCCACTCCGGCAGACGCATGTGCAAGGCACTGCTCTGCATGTCCACCACCAATCGACGCACCGAC
The Gemmatimonas aurantiaca genome window above contains:
- a CDS encoding D-2-hydroxyacid dehydrogenase, coding for MTGAESVRRLVVDMQSSALHMRLPEWAAEEITAQAPPGWEVVHIASISRSLGNGTNEPSPEALAAMPTAEAYFGYGLTPTLLAASPRLRWAHSASAGIGESITPELAASGVVFTNGAGVYAEPMADTVLGGVLHFVRGLDYAVRQQAERAWKREPFVENDGGIRELSEYRVLVIGAGGIGSAVAQRFQALGCECTGVRRRPERGVPPGFRRVVGPDALEEVLPDADVVVVAAPLTAGTRTLLDGDRLALLPAGAIVVNVARGPLVADAALLEGLDSGRVRGAVLDVFTTEPLPADSPWWRHPRVLVTPHVSGVSPRRTWQRGLALFMDNWRRWSAGEPLRNVVDLDAGY
- a CDS encoding DUF456 domain-containing protein, whose product is MPALILLFLALLLGLLLVPLGLPGLWLMLGAVLVYWVAVPAGSIGLFTFAVLAAMVVAAEVLEFTISGRYARKYGGSRRAGWGAILGGIVGAVIGVPLPVIGSMLGAFAGAFAGAFVAELTVARDERGAPVRVATGALIGRVVAAATKVAFGVAMIVWVLGAALVGRLSGTG
- a CDS encoding adenylosuccinate synthase, which codes for MFDSTTRTVVVVGAQWGDEGKGKLVDVLAERADWVVRYQGGANAGHTVHIGDKSFVLHQIPSGILHPGVRCAIGNGVVMDPETLFTEVDELVADGVDVEGRLYVSERAHLVMPYHKLVDKASAASKAIGTTGRGIGPAYEDKVARRGVRVLDLRNGERLRELVTAGVERANAQLERSGSEVRASVDDTMATLEALAPRLLGLAEDVGLCVHRAIRNGAAILLEGAQGSLLDVDHGTYPFVTSSNTTVGGAATGVGISPMALQSALGVVKAYTTRVGNGPLPTELEEPLQSHVRQLGHEFGATTGRPRRCGWFDGVVVRYAARVNGLTGLAITKLDVLDTLDQLAVCTGYKVGDDIYTEFPADLSLLEKAEPVYEWFPGWKQSTQDARSLADLPSEARVYLDRLESLCETPIAFVSVGTRRDQIIGVHAAVA
- a CDS encoding PilT/PilU family type 4a pilus ATPase codes for the protein MAIERIIKAAVDRGASDVHIKAGDVVRARIDGRLVVLTKQALTAEQTRAIALHLMVSDAERANIDSLRDHDCSWAAVGVGRFRVNIMRQRSAHSIVMRVIPEQVPTVSSLRLPPVLTRIAHTERGMVLVTGVTGSGKSSTMAALVNEINASYEKHILTLENPIEFIHNDLRSSVTQREVGIDTDTFRMGLRAALRQDPDVILIGEMRDAETIDTAMKAAETGHLLISTLHTPDAQSTILRIVAMFPPEEQLVVRTRLAESLHAVVSQRLLPRKNGQGRVVAAEVMIVTSTIRDLIAEGNIAEIRDYMADGAQYGMQTFDQHLAELVNTGEIDFEVAKGAATNPADFELGFRMGKNGQAMSGGALPKTGNHAAVMPPGHGTIPGGMPAQASPGMAALGANPLGTGATLPPLATSPTGHGVVSSPNPFAGDASVFGSGFESLFGS
- a CDS encoding YpdA family putative bacillithiol disulfide reductase yields the protein MEAAPEVVDLAIVGAGPCGLAVAIAARRAGLRAVVFDRGCIVNGLSSYPTYMTFFSTAERLSIGGVPFIVATEKPTRRDALAYYRGVADVYDLDVWQFETVESLRPVRVDPRPGTPSTQAEPERPARWLVRSVTRVGAVHETAAHAVAIATGYFGRPNRLGVPGESLPHVRHGYVEGHAAWREPVVVVGGANSAVDAALDMYRAGAHVTLVHTGEALGSNVKPWVRPDIEARIREGAIAARFSSRVVAIEPDAVVVESPEGTARIPATQVYTMTGFLPETGLLEQTGVPIDPATGIPAHDPLTMATPLAGVYLAGVIASGNEANRIFIENGRDHGDAIVAHLLR
- a CDS encoding HDOD domain-containing protein gives rise to the protein MRIAMAFGWLSRLVKQEHAPSADSHARVTVDVAMADVAQPASGTAESAAHADGIASIPFIDAADLASPAVAPDAPPPTPVDQLIAELAARHAAHQDACGSPDAAAVLDLLSGSSDTIIRQLPAAARASLALCDDPSITRRQFAEKLASDPALVQGVLRTANSAAFGAGKEPVISIEPALDRIGIGGARALIFANAVDGTLSRPGGEFNEMAADVWNHMVRTAPIARALAPLFGVDPDEAFSIALLHDVGKLVIFDRISVLRASKRRDVQLTAGCVHDLLDILHEPLGASALEAWGMGERSARAIGAHHRRTNDGAPNPLAEVVFVAELSDHAARRGIPLDLQRVWFDAHITVDFARLVPVLHGFSVPFVY
- a CDS encoding dihydrodipicolinate synthase family protein is translated as MPSSLTVARLGGLMVPAVSTFTASGALDGAGFQRNLDAHLAFGMDGILVAGSSGESALLDDDDRRQLLALARERIPSDRWLLAGVGSESTRQTIARAHDAQRAGADAVLVISPHYFLKRMTDAALLAHFQAVADASPLPVMLYNMPAYAHLVLSPALVHEMARHPNVIGMKDSAGNLSVLAQYLEAQSDTFRVLTGSGSTVVPALAAGAAGAILAIGLFAGPTVRRMVDLFRAGDTQAAGELQARLMPLATDIGGAFGPAGIKAAMTLVGLDGGPPRSPLLPVNGDELAIVRARLETAGLI